A section of the Streptomyces sp. CG1 genome encodes:
- a CDS encoding SDR family NAD(P)-dependent oxidoreductase translates to MAPAPASRIAVVTGASSGIGAATARQLAEAGYRVVLTARRKDRIEALAEELTKAGHSATAYPLDVTDRAAVDEFATAFETIGVLVNNAGGALGADPVATGDPAAWRSMYETNVIGTLNLTQALLPKLVASGDGVIVVVSSTAGHGTYEGGAGYVAAKHGAHVLAETLRLEIVGQPVRVIEIAPGMVKTDEFALTRFGGDADRAAKVYEGVPGPLTADDVAETITWTVTRPSHVNVDLLVLRPRAQASNTKVHREP, encoded by the coding sequence CCGTAGTCACCGGTGCGAGCAGCGGTATCGGCGCCGCCACGGCCCGGCAGCTCGCGGAGGCCGGGTACCGCGTCGTCCTCACCGCCCGCCGCAAGGACCGTATCGAGGCGCTGGCCGAGGAGCTGACGAAGGCGGGCCACTCGGCGACGGCGTACCCGCTGGACGTGACGGACCGTGCTGCGGTGGACGAGTTCGCGACGGCGTTCGAGACGATCGGCGTCCTCGTGAACAACGCGGGCGGCGCGCTCGGCGCGGACCCGGTGGCAACCGGCGACCCGGCCGCCTGGCGCTCGATGTACGAGACGAACGTCATCGGCACCCTGAACCTCACCCAGGCCCTGCTGCCGAAGCTGGTGGCGAGCGGCGACGGCGTGATCGTCGTCGTGTCCTCCACGGCCGGCCACGGCACCTACGAGGGCGGCGCGGGCTATGTGGCCGCCAAGCACGGCGCCCACGTCCTCGCCGAGACCCTCCGCCTGGAGATCGTCGGCCAGCCGGTGCGCGTCATCGAGATCGCCCCCGGCATGGTGAAGACGGACGAGTTCGCCCTGACCCGCTTCGGCGGCGACGCCGACCGGGCGGCAAAGGTCTACGAGGGCGTGCCCGGCCCCCTCACGGCCGACGACGTGGCAGAGACGATCACCTGGACGGTCACCCGCCCCAGCCACGTCAACGTAGACCTCCTGGTCCTCCGCCCCCGCGCCCAGGCCTCCAACACCAAGGTCCACCGGGAGCCGTGA